Proteins co-encoded in one Artemia franciscana chromosome 10, ASM3288406v1, whole genome shotgun sequence genomic window:
- the LOC136032318 gene encoding trypsin-1-like produces the protein MKVFVATLVCLAVAVSGENYVLPRLPLSFMLRRGVNLVPESKIVGGNPVNKGDVPWQVSLQREGFFGRSHFCGGSILDADTVLTAAHCTDGQVPSGITVVAGDHVLSTTDGDEQVVGVASINEHPDYNSRTFYNDICILKLSSSVSIGGNVQPVGLPSPNAEVDEGVMVTVAGWGTTSAGGSLSDTLLAVDVPVVSDADCRGAYGESDVADSMICAGDLENGGIDSCQGDSGGPLYMGSTVVGVVSWGYGCAYAGYPGVYTQVSYFIDFINSV, from the exons ATGAAAGTTTTTGTTGCAACACTTGTCTGCCTGGCCGTCGCTGTCAGTG GTGAGAACTATGTTCTACCACGCCTACCCCTTAGCTTCATGCTTCGTCGTGGAGTAAACCTTGTCCCAGAGTCAAAGATTGTTGGTGGTAATCCAGTAAACAAAGGAGACGTTCCCTGGCAAGTGTCCCTCCAGAGAGAAGGTTTCTTTGGCAGATCCCACTTCTGTGGAGGTTCCATCTTGGATGCTGACACTGTTTTGACTGCTGCTCATTGCACTGATGG CCAAGTTCCATCTGGAATCACTGTTGTTGCCGGTGATCACGTTCTCAGCACTACCGATGGCGATGAACAGGTTGTTGGTGTTGCATCAATCAACGAGCATCCAGACTACAACTCCCGCACATTCTACAATGACATCTGCATTTTAAAACTTTCCAGCAGTGTCAGTATTGGCGGTAATGTACAACCTGTTGGCCTTCCCAGTCCAAACGCTGAAGTTGATGAAGGTGTCATGGTTACTGTAGCTGGGTGGGGCACTACTTCT GCTGGTGGCTCCCTTTCCGACACTCTCCTAGCTGTTGACGTACCTGTCGTTTCTGATGCTGATTGCCGTGGAGCTTATGGAGAAAGCGATGTGGCAGACAGTATGATTTGTGCAGGTGATCTTGAAAATGGTGGCATCGACTCTTGCCAG GGTGATTCTGGCGGACCACTCTACATGGGATCCACCGTTGTTGGCGTTGTCTCTTGGGGATATGGATGCGCATATGCAGGATACCCAGGAGTCTACACTCAAGTTTCATATTTCATTGACTTTATCAACTCTgtttaa